From Streptomyces asiaticus, one genomic window encodes:
- a CDS encoding S8 family peptidase, producing the protein MTNGPGPVGPMGKGPNGERPQQRAGMPLGAQQTEYTGRYVVLLDQQEPDRGMEALRSSVGISSVERVRGAEPGAAELLGRADVSVVFDELGVAVVDVQPDQRHALVTTAEAEPTIVATEPERVVYASVITEPQRTLTGFFPTYRSDDDEVSRHTRAELATSLGPAWDEQNTTWGIQGIRANWSHLTGSGVKIAVLDTGVDTDHPDLTGCVEATASFVSGASVEDGHGHGTHCVGTVAGPAKPGHAPRYGVAGEARVLVGKVLSDQGVGSDGEILAGMAWAVAQGARVVSMSLGAPVEPGELFPQTYENVARRALRRGTVIVAAAGNESRRPGFVAPVGRPANCPSILAVAALGKDLGTAFFSCGAINGAGGEVNIAAPGVDIFSAAPDGTYQTMSGTSMATPHAAGVATLLAQAHPDASAADLSTRLLSGAHPLAQPGADIGAGLLQAP; encoded by the coding sequence ATGACGAACGGACCTGGGCCCGTGGGGCCCATGGGTAAGGGGCCGAACGGGGAGCGGCCGCAGCAGCGGGCCGGAATGCCGCTGGGGGCACAGCAGACCGAGTACACCGGGCGGTATGTGGTCCTGCTCGATCAGCAGGAGCCCGACCGCGGTATGGAGGCGCTGCGCTCGTCCGTGGGGATCTCGTCCGTGGAGCGCGTCCGCGGGGCCGAGCCCGGGGCGGCGGAGCTGCTGGGGCGCGCCGATGTGTCGGTGGTCTTCGACGAACTCGGCGTCGCCGTCGTCGATGTGCAGCCGGACCAGCGCCATGCGCTGGTCACCACGGCGGAGGCGGAGCCGACGATCGTCGCGACGGAGCCGGAGCGCGTGGTGTACGCGTCGGTGATCACGGAGCCGCAGCGCACGCTGACCGGCTTCTTCCCGACGTACCGCAGCGACGACGACGAGGTGTCCCGGCACACCCGGGCCGAGCTCGCCACCTCGCTGGGACCGGCGTGGGACGAGCAGAACACCACCTGGGGTATCCAGGGGATCCGCGCCAACTGGTCGCATCTGACGGGCAGCGGGGTGAAAATCGCCGTGCTGGACACCGGGGTGGACACCGACCACCCGGATCTGACCGGATGCGTCGAGGCGACCGCCTCCTTCGTGTCCGGGGCGAGCGTCGAGGACGGCCATGGCCACGGCACCCACTGCGTCGGCACCGTGGCCGGTCCGGCCAAACCCGGGCACGCGCCGCGGTACGGCGTGGCCGGTGAGGCCCGGGTGCTGGTCGGCAAGGTGCTCAGCGACCAGGGCGTGGGCTCCGACGGCGAGATCCTGGCGGGGATGGCCTGGGCGGTCGCCCAGGGCGCCCGGGTGGTCTCCATGTCGCTCGGGGCTCCGGTGGAGCCGGGCGAGCTGTTCCCGCAGACGTACGAGAACGTGGCGCGGCGCGCGCTGCGGCGCGGCACCGTGATCGTGGCCGCGGCGGGCAACGAGAGCCGGCGGCCCGGCTTCGTGGCGCCGGTGGGGCGGCCCGCCAACTGCCCGTCCATCCTGGCGGTGGCGGCGCTCGGCAAAGACCTGGGGACCGCGTTCTTCTCCTGCGGCGCCATCAACGGCGCGGGCGGGGAGGTCAATATCGCGGCGCCCGGGGTCGACATCTTCTCGGCCGCGCCCGACGGGACGTACCAGACGATGAGCGGCACCAGCATGGCGACACCGCATGCCGCCGGTGTGGCGACGCTGCTGGCGCAGGCGCATCCGGACGCCTCGGCGGCCGACCTGAGCACCCGTCTGCTGTCCGGCGCCCATCCGCTGGCGCAACCGGGCGCGGACATCGGCGCCGGTCTGCTCCAGGCCCCGTGA
- a CDS encoding GNAT family N-acetyltransferase, with the protein MLIRRETRSDIDAVRTVTSAAFAKSDTSDTVNSPAPPPPIEATLLDELRISDGWLPALSFVATGDRGEVIGHVVCTRGHVGSDLALALGLGPLSVHPAHQGRGVGLALVHAVLGAADAFGESLVALLGSPAYYGRFGFRPATEYGITAPDPAWGEYFQVRTLTAYQPTVKGPFKYAEPFDHV; encoded by the coding sequence ATGCTGATCCGACGAGAGACCCGCTCCGACATCGACGCCGTACGGACCGTCACCTCGGCCGCGTTCGCCAAGTCGGATACCTCGGACACCGTGAACAGCCCAGCCCCGCCACCGCCGATCGAGGCCACGCTGCTGGACGAGCTCCGGATCAGCGACGGCTGGTTGCCCGCGCTGTCGTTCGTCGCCACCGGCGACCGCGGTGAGGTGATCGGACATGTCGTGTGCACCCGCGGCCATGTCGGCTCCGATCTGGCCCTCGCCCTCGGCCTCGGCCCGCTCAGCGTGCACCCCGCCCATCAGGGCCGCGGTGTGGGCCTCGCGCTCGTCCACGCGGTGCTCGGCGCCGCGGACGCGTTCGGCGAATCGCTGGTCGCCCTGCTGGGCAGCCCCGCCTACTACGGCCGGTTCGGCTTCCGCCCGGCGACCGAGTACGGCATCACGGCCCCGGATCCGGCCTGGGGCGAGTACTTCCAGGTCCGGACCCTGACCGCCTACCAGCCGACCGTCAAGGGCCCCTTCAAGTACGCCGAGCCGTTCGACCACGTCTGA
- a CDS encoding GNAT family N-acetyltransferase, with protein MDPRYWPLYGLRLRTPRLELRLPDVPLLDELAAVAAGGVHDPDEMPFGVPWTDAPPEERGRGTFQHVLRTIAEWRPEQWTLSLAVLHEGAVIGRQDLFATEFAVTREAETGSWLGTAHQGKGLGTEMRAAVAHLAFEGLGALSLVSGAMVENGRSLGVSRRIGYRPDGLSVLAVRGEARTLQRLRLDRAAWEEHRATPVEIAGLEPCRALFGAS; from the coding sequence ATGGACCCCCGTTACTGGCCCCTGTACGGGCTTCGCCTGCGTACGCCACGCCTGGAGCTGCGGCTTCCCGACGTCCCCCTGCTCGACGAGCTCGCCGCGGTCGCGGCGGGCGGGGTGCACGATCCGGACGAGATGCCCTTCGGCGTCCCGTGGACCGACGCGCCCCCTGAGGAGCGCGGACGCGGCACCTTCCAGCATGTGCTGCGCACGATCGCCGAATGGCGGCCGGAACAGTGGACGCTGAGCCTCGCGGTGCTGCACGAGGGGGCGGTGATCGGGCGGCAGGACCTGTTCGCAACCGAGTTCGCCGTCACGCGGGAGGCCGAGACCGGCTCCTGGCTGGGCACCGCCCACCAGGGCAAGGGTCTGGGCACGGAGATGCGGGCGGCGGTGGCGCACCTGGCGTTCGAGGGGCTGGGCGCGCTGTCGCTGGTCTCGGGCGCGATGGTGGAGAACGGCCGCTCGCTGGGGGTGTCCCGGCGGATCGGCTACCGCCCCGACGGGCTGTCCGTGCTCGCCGTACGGGGCGAGGCCCGCACCCTTCAGCGGCTGCGGCTGGACCGCGCGGCCTGGGAGGAGCACCGCGCCACGCCGGTCGAGATCGCCGGACTGGAGCCGTGCCGCGCGCTGTTCGGCGCTTCCTGA
- a CDS encoding response regulator transcription factor: MTTPPDPAPGTGPVGPGPGTSPAGPPSGATAPAPAPGAAAPIRVLLADDQTLVRSAFAMLVSSACDMDVVGQAGTGREAVELARTARADLVVMDIRMPDLDGIEATRRIAADEDLAGVKVLVLTTYDTDEHIVEALRAGASGFLVKDTRPAELLDAIRTVAAGESLLSPGPTARLIARVLRLPEAPPPGGPAPAALAALSERERQVLALVARGLNNAEAAQTLGLSPLTAKTHVSRIMGKLGARDRAQLVIAAYESGLVTPTCRSESP; this comes from the coding sequence ATGACCACGCCACCGGACCCGGCGCCCGGGACCGGCCCAGTGGGCCCCGGGCCGGGGACCAGCCCCGCCGGCCCGCCCTCAGGGGCCACCGCACCGGCCCCCGCGCCCGGGGCCGCCGCGCCGATCAGGGTGCTGCTCGCGGACGACCAGACGCTGGTCCGTTCCGCCTTCGCCATGCTGGTGTCCTCGGCCTGCGACATGGACGTCGTCGGGCAGGCGGGCACCGGCCGCGAGGCCGTCGAACTGGCCCGCACCGCCCGCGCCGACCTCGTGGTCATGGACATCCGGATGCCCGATCTCGACGGCATCGAGGCCACCCGCCGCATCGCCGCCGACGAGGACCTCGCCGGGGTCAAGGTGCTCGTGCTGACGACGTACGACACCGATGAGCACATCGTCGAGGCGCTGCGCGCGGGCGCGTCCGGCTTCCTGGTGAAGGACACCAGGCCCGCCGAACTCCTCGACGCCATACGGACCGTGGCGGCGGGGGAGTCCCTGCTCTCGCCCGGCCCCACCGCCCGGCTCATCGCGCGTGTCCTGCGCCTGCCGGAGGCCCCGCCGCCCGGCGGTCCCGCGCCCGCCGCGCTGGCCGCGCTCTCCGAGCGCGAACGGCAGGTGCTCGCCCTCGTGGCCCGGGGCCTCAACAACGCCGAGGCCGCGCAGACCCTCGGCCTCTCACCGCTCACCGCCAAGACCCATGTCAGCCGCATCATGGGCAAGTTGGGCGCCCGCGACCGCGCCCAACTCGTCATCGCGGCCTATGAGTCCGGCCTGGTCACTCCGACTTGTCGGTCGGAATCTCCTTGA